From Leptospira limi, one genomic window encodes:
- the mtaB gene encoding tRNA (N(6)-L-threonylcarbamoyladenosine(37)-C(2))-methylthiotransferase MtaB: MKIKFHTLGCRLNFFETDGMYTILKDKGFTLATADENAEYIVVNTCTVTNKADVKNRNIIRNAIRTNPGAKVYVTGCYAETDKEVLQNIPGVFGVFGNTEKSSLPYQILADWEGKSYSQPPNLDRFSYSDVLPEGHTRAYLKIQDGCNRKCSYCKIPAARGLGVSRNYGDIIDQVKYLQDNGVGEIQLTGVNLGWYRLENGDKGFLNLVEDILKVLEYSRIRLSSIEPPDVGSGLLDLMQHPRFCKFLHVPIQSGSRKILKDMRRTYHPDAFRTRIELAKSKLPNLFLGTDVIVGFPSETEVEFQETKQLLIELGFAKLHVFPYSVRKGTSAESLGDPIPGDEKKRRVLDLMALSSELHTKYAKSAIGKTFEAILENDGRLVTDHYLKGRLPETFPIDTLQKGQFVDVRCEEYFPAKDKEGEFLFTFAR; this comes from the coding sequence GTGAAAATTAAGTTCCATACACTCGGTTGTCGTCTCAATTTTTTTGAGACGGATGGAATGTACACCATTCTAAAAGACAAGGGGTTTACTCTTGCTACAGCGGATGAAAACGCAGAGTACATCGTTGTGAATACATGTACGGTAACAAACAAAGCTGATGTCAAAAATCGTAATATCATCCGTAATGCCATTCGCACAAATCCTGGTGCAAAAGTATATGTCACTGGCTGTTATGCGGAAACCGACAAAGAAGTGTTACAAAATATTCCCGGAGTGTTTGGTGTTTTTGGGAATACCGAAAAAAGTAGTTTACCTTACCAAATCTTAGCTGATTGGGAAGGCAAATCCTACTCACAACCACCTAACTTAGATCGTTTTTCTTACTCAGACGTATTACCAGAAGGACATACCAGAGCCTATTTAAAAATCCAAGACGGATGTAACCGTAAATGTTCTTATTGTAAAATCCCCGCAGCGAGGGGACTTGGGGTTAGTCGAAACTACGGGGACATTATCGACCAAGTTAAATACTTACAAGACAATGGAGTAGGTGAGATCCAATTAACAGGCGTTAATTTAGGTTGGTATCGTTTGGAAAATGGAGACAAAGGTTTTCTCAATTTAGTGGAAGATATTTTAAAAGTTTTAGAATACTCAAGGATTCGTTTGTCTTCCATTGAACCTCCTGATGTGGGATCTGGGTTACTTGATTTAATGCAACATCCAAGATTTTGTAAATTTTTACATGTCCCCATCCAAAGTGGCAGTCGGAAGATCTTAAAAGATATGAGACGGACCTACCATCCAGATGCGTTTCGTACACGCATCGAACTTGCAAAATCAAAACTTCCCAATTTATTTTTAGGAACAGATGTGATTGTAGGGTTCCCTTCAGAAACAGAAGTAGAATTCCAAGAAACCAAACAATTGTTAATTGAGCTTGGGTTTGCCAAATTACATGTATTCCCATATTCTGTTCGCAAAGGAACCTCCGCTGAAAGTTTGGGTGATCCTATCCCTGGTGATGAAAAAAAACGCAGAGTATTGGATCTTATGGCGCTCAGCTCTGAATTGCACACTAAGTATGCAAAATCTGCCATCGGGAAAACTTTTGAAGCAATTTTGGAAAACGATGGAAGGCTTGTGACGGATCATTATTTAAAAGGGCGACTTCCGGAAACATTCCCGATTGATACCTTACAAAAAGGGCAGTTTGTTGATGTTAGGTGTGAAGAATATTTCCCCGCCAAAGACAAAGAAGGTGAATTTCTCTTTACCTTTGCACGTTAA
- a CDS encoding ATP--guanido phosphotransferase produces the protein MAHSLFPYYEPKEMEVKQLLDADGFWENWKEGSNSFIVSKEGVGPVYHLYLGSEDHVRLEILRNLDQSYEQFRNTNKTLPTRVSRENSSLLRLFYRRKHWAYRPGFGFISSCPTNMGKGRRDSLLLGIREGVDPRFFSLFEKLSEFGIEIAPSTDHRRESLGNFRGLVVKISWKNAFAVQKRQFYKILGLRGSL, from the coding sequence TTGGCCCATTCACTGTTTCCATACTATGAACCAAAGGAAATGGAAGTAAAACAATTGTTAGATGCAGATGGATTTTGGGAAAATTGGAAAGAGGGCTCAAACAGTTTTATCGTATCAAAAGAAGGAGTAGGTCCAGTTTACCATTTGTATTTGGGTTCAGAAGACCATGTACGTTTGGAAATTCTAAGAAATTTGGATCAAAGCTACGAACAATTTCGAAACACCAACAAAACGTTACCTACAAGGGTTTCTCGGGAAAATAGTTCTCTCCTTCGTTTGTTCTACAGACGAAAACACTGGGCATATCGCCCTGGGTTTGGGTTTATTTCGTCTTGTCCTACCAATATGGGGAAAGGAAGGAGGGATTCTCTCCTCCTTGGGATAAGAGAAGGAGTTGATCCCAGGTTCTTTTCACTTTTCGAGAAACTCTCTGAATTTGGTATAGAAATTGCTCCTTCCACCGATCATAGAAGAGAGTCCCTGGGAAACTTCCGTGGACTTGTCGTAAAAATCTCGTGGAAGAACGCATTCGCGGTCCAAAAACGTCAGTTTTACAAAATTCTTGGTTTACGAGGCTCCCTTTGA
- a CDS encoding tetratricopeptide repeat protein has product MKHFFHITAVICLLVSTLYAQEKEQVGSAYFQAVDEYKTKNYSKSIELVKSLLADGKSSYEFFALLAYNYDKLNDFDNSYKNMLEARKRKPDDEDLLQGSLAILTRHKKWKPAIELAEKAIPMYPQNPEIRYYYALALSEKGASKTALSQIEKAKAGSPSDVRMLELEGKIYYQLKNYDKADMSLRWASSINQNSAEIWNNLALVQESLFRTNRKLGKKNQANTYLEEAKTCIEKASSLNGESNTIKENSKRITSLVAL; this is encoded by the coding sequence ATGAAACATTTTTTTCACATCACTGCTGTTATTTGTCTACTTGTATCCACATTGTATGCGCAAGAGAAGGAACAAGTTGGTTCTGCTTATTTCCAAGCGGTGGATGAATACAAAACTAAAAACTATTCTAAATCAATCGAACTCGTAAAAAGTCTACTTGCTGATGGTAAATCATCTTACGAATTTTTTGCCTTACTTGCTTATAACTATGACAAGTTAAACGATTTTGATAATTCCTACAAAAACATGTTGGAAGCAAGAAAACGGAAACCAGATGATGAAGACTTGCTACAGGGAAGTCTTGCTATCTTAACTCGACACAAAAAATGGAAACCTGCGATTGAATTAGCGGAAAAAGCAATCCCCATGTACCCACAAAATCCAGAAATTCGTTATTATTATGCTTTGGCACTCTCTGAAAAGGGAGCTTCCAAAACTGCTCTTTCCCAAATTGAAAAAGCAAAAGCAGGAAGCCCGAGTGATGTTCGTATGTTAGAGTTAGAGGGTAAAATCTATTACCAACTAAAAAACTATGATAAGGCTGATATGAGTTTACGTTGGGCATCAAGTATCAACCAAAACTCTGCAGAAATTTGGAATAACCTAGCACTCGTTCAAGAGTCTCTTTTTAGAACCAATAGAAAATTGGGCAAAAAAAATCAGGCCAATACCTATTTAGAAGAAGCCAAAACATGTATTGAAAAGGCATCCTCTCTCAATGGGGAAAGTAATACCATTAAAGAAAATTCGAAAAGGATTACTTCACTCGTTGCTCTGTGA
- a CDS encoding ABC transporter ATP-binding protein → MTNSEIKPTVSVRKLEKYYQVVDKRYHIISGLDFEVLPGEIVSVEGASGVGKSTLLNILGAMDSFDDGEVEVCGVSLKNLSEKQRESFRAEKISFIFQQHLLLPDFTALENVMMPLLIARMNPSQAKAEAIEILKKVGLGERTESFPSQLSGGESARVGVARALVGRRQLILADEPTGNLDRDNSRHLMDLIKDLQNEFKFSLILVTHDLELASMAHKRNRIVSGKLSPVSL, encoded by the coding sequence ATGACTAATTCTGAAATCAAACCAACTGTTTCTGTTCGTAAATTAGAAAAATATTACCAAGTTGTGGACAAACGGTACCATATCATTTCTGGTCTCGACTTTGAAGTGTTACCTGGTGAAATCGTTTCCGTGGAAGGAGCATCTGGTGTTGGAAAATCCACACTCCTCAATATCCTCGGCGCCATGGACTCGTTTGACGACGGTGAGGTGGAAGTCTGTGGAGTTTCACTGAAAAATCTAAGCGAAAAACAAAGAGAAAGTTTTCGTGCGGAAAAAATTTCCTTTATCTTCCAACAACACTTACTGCTTCCAGATTTTACTGCCTTAGAAAATGTGATGATGCCCCTTCTCATTGCAAGGATGAATCCATCACAAGCAAAAGCAGAAGCCATTGAGATCTTAAAAAAAGTAGGTCTCGGTGAACGAACCGAAAGTTTTCCTTCCCAACTTTCAGGAGGAGAAAGTGCCCGTGTGGGTGTGGCGCGTGCCCTTGTGGGAAGAAGGCAACTCATCCTTGCCGATGAACCGACAGGGAACTTGGATCGTGATAACTCAAGGCATCTTATGGATCTCATCAAAGACTTACAAAACGAATTTAAGTTTTCTCTCATCCTTGTGACCCATGACTTAGAACTTGCTTCCATGGCTCACAAACGGAATCGAATTGTTTCTGGTAAACTATCGCCCGTTAGCCTGTAA
- a CDS encoding ATP-dependent Clp protease ATP-binding subunit, which yields MLEFTKRAKRVINEIAQDEAKRLGSDFIGPEHILLGLLREEDSVAIKILTNLNINLNELRKEVEKRTREGSGALLLDVSQGQDKYQKMIEVSKEEAKRLKHNYVGTEHILLALLRDNNNIAGGSLSSFSVNYNVIKSEILRLLGAPPSGAVGGGTTGSQTTGQSQTQTATPRQEKSKTPILDEFARDLTQLAREKKLDPVIGRSKEIERVIQILSRKTKNNPVLVGESGVGKTAIVEGLAQAVIEKLVPDLLFDKRVLSLDLASLIAGTKYRGEFEERLKKIMKEIVTSQNIIIFIDELHTLIGAGAAEGAVDAANILKPALARGELQCIGATTNNEYRKYIEKDSALERRFQMVKVLEPSVDDAVLILDGLKKAYEAHHKVRYSEKAIEQAVKLSHRYINDRFLPDKAIDIIDEAGAKARLANCQRPNEIKEIEEEIKALSVKKEDLVRSQEYEKAAAVRDEVNRKKGLLEEKTKQWQERMEGYAVSIEEEDILSVVSLWTGIPLKKMEQSENTKLLNLEEDIKSRIVGQTEAIEKVARAVRRSRTGLKSEKRPTGSFIFLGPTGVGKTELAKALAEQLFGSEDNMLRIDMSEYMEPHAVSRLIGAPPGYVGYDDGGQLTEFVRRKPYSLVLLDEIEKAHHDLFNILLQIMEEGNLTDTKGRKVNFRDTIIIMTSNIAAKEISKGGRLGFEDFAEERETYKAEQAREQLKKHFNPEFLNRVDEVVYFAPLKKEEIVSIVDIMLKDFNKRLTEKKVLVELSQGAKEHFATIGYDQNYGARPLRRVFQRELEDYMAVQSLKGVYDNPTKILVDLAEGKLVYSETPWTDYKEVPKKDDGSSPNTEEKDLALV from the coding sequence ATGTTGGAATTCACAAAAAGAGCAAAAAGAGTCATCAACGAAATCGCCCAAGATGAGGCTAAACGTTTAGGCTCCGATTTTATCGGTCCTGAACACATTCTACTTGGGCTTCTCCGGGAAGAGGACTCTGTCGCGATTAAGATTCTAACGAATCTAAACATCAATTTAAACGAACTCCGTAAAGAAGTGGAGAAACGTACCCGTGAGGGTTCGGGTGCTTTGTTACTCGATGTCAGCCAAGGACAAGACAAGTACCAAAAAATGATCGAAGTTTCCAAAGAAGAGGCAAAACGCCTCAAACATAATTATGTGGGAACCGAACACATTTTACTCGCATTACTTCGTGATAATAATAACATCGCTGGCGGATCATTATCTTCCTTCAGTGTGAACTATAATGTCATCAAATCGGAAATTTTAAGACTTCTCGGAGCTCCACCTTCGGGTGCGGTAGGTGGTGGGACAACGGGTTCCCAAACCACTGGGCAAAGCCAAACACAAACGGCAACTCCAAGACAAGAAAAAAGTAAAACTCCGATCCTAGATGAATTTGCACGTGACCTCACACAACTTGCTCGTGAGAAAAAATTGGATCCGGTCATCGGAAGGTCAAAAGAGATCGAACGAGTGATTCAGATTTTATCTCGTAAGACAAAAAATAACCCAGTTCTTGTAGGAGAATCGGGTGTTGGTAAAACAGCAATTGTAGAAGGTCTTGCACAAGCGGTGATTGAAAAATTAGTTCCAGATTTGCTTTTCGACAAACGAGTGTTATCTTTGGATTTGGCAAGCCTTATTGCAGGAACCAAATACCGTGGTGAGTTCGAAGAACGATTGAAAAAAATCATGAAAGAAATCGTCACTTCACAAAACATCATCATCTTCATAGATGAGTTACACACTCTCATTGGAGCAGGTGCGGCCGAAGGGGCAGTGGATGCTGCTAACATTCTAAAACCGGCACTCGCTCGTGGGGAACTACAATGTATTGGTGCGACAACCAATAACGAATACCGTAAATACATCGAAAAAGATTCTGCTTTGGAAAGACGATTCCAAATGGTGAAGGTTCTTGAACCTTCTGTGGATGATGCAGTTCTCATTTTAGACGGTTTGAAAAAAGCTTACGAAGCCCACCATAAGGTGCGTTATTCGGAAAAAGCCATCGAGCAAGCTGTGAAATTATCTCATCGTTATATCAATGATCGATTTTTACCAGACAAGGCAATTGACATCATTGATGAAGCTGGAGCGAAAGCACGCCTTGCGAATTGCCAACGACCTAATGAAATCAAAGAGATTGAAGAAGAGATCAAAGCACTTTCTGTCAAAAAAGAAGATTTGGTTCGTAGCCAAGAGTATGAGAAAGCAGCAGCTGTTCGTGATGAAGTGAACCGTAAAAAAGGCCTATTGGAAGAAAAAACCAAACAATGGCAAGAACGTATGGAAGGGTATGCTGTTTCGATTGAAGAAGAAGACATCCTTTCAGTGGTCAGTTTATGGACAGGCATTCCTTTGAAAAAAATGGAACAGTCCGAAAACACCAAACTTCTCAATTTAGAAGAAGACATCAAATCTCGAATTGTCGGCCAAACCGAAGCCATCGAAAAAGTGGCACGTGCTGTTAGACGTTCTCGTACTGGTCTCAAAAGTGAAAAACGACCTACGGGTTCTTTTATCTTCCTTGGACCAACAGGTGTTGGAAAAACAGAACTCGCAAAAGCTCTCGCAGAGCAATTGTTTGGTTCTGAGGACAATATGCTTCGTATTGATATGTCCGAGTATATGGAACCTCATGCAGTTTCCAGACTCATCGGAGCACCTCCAGGGTATGTTGGGTATGATGATGGTGGCCAACTCACTGAATTTGTGAGGAGAAAACCATATAGTTTGGTGTTACTCGATGAGATTGAAAAAGCACACCATGATTTGTTTAATATCCTACTCCAAATAATGGAAGAGGGAAATCTAACAGACACAAAAGGTCGTAAAGTTAATTTCCGAGATACCATTATCATCATGACATCCAATATTGCCGCCAAGGAAATTTCCAAAGGTGGACGATTGGGTTTTGAAGATTTTGCTGAAGAAAGAGAAACTTACAAAGCAGAACAAGCAAGAGAACAGTTGAAAAAACATTTCAATCCTGAGTTTCTCAACCGTGTGGATGAAGTTGTATACTTTGCTCCTCTCAAAAAAGAAGAAATCGTTAGCATTGTTGATATCATGTTAAAAGATTTTAACAAACGTTTGACGGAGAAAAAAGTTTTAGTGGAATTATCGCAAGGGGCAAAAGAACACTTTGCTACCATTGGATATGACCAAAACTACGGGGCACGTCCTCTCAGACGTGTGTTCCAAAGAGAGTTAGAAGATTATATGGCAGTGCAGTCTCTAAAAGGGGTCTATGACAACCCTACCAAAATTTTGGTAGATTTGGCAGAAGGGAAACTTGTGTATTCCGAAACTCCTTGGACAGACTACAAAGAAGTCCCGAAAAAAGATGACGGTTCTTCTCCAAACACTGAGGAAAAAGACTTAGCTCTCGTTTAG